A section of the Clostridium sp. TW13 genome encodes:
- a CDS encoding type II secretion system F family protein, with amino-acid sequence MIGIPLLITIAITAVLYLLAKRNTSYATEVSNMNKKEYPLREVRIIGLLIIDRFGLEKFKNRSRAIYEKMFSMYGLEVQEKFRWHVAYKLTLAIIAINAVYFLMLASGEFNVIFLIAGPVVAVGAYILTDSIEEENFKKRSKAIRYDFPEFLTKLVLLVNAGLTLERAWWTILKDIKGEPTILIKELTKTYNDMSSNIPKSKCLNDLSKRCKIPEVSKFTSIVLQNISRGSDSMVFMLQQLSDECWEERKQMAKQKGEEASTKLLFPMMLMLAAVFLVVLVPAMMQLFAL; translated from the coding sequence ATGATAGGAATACCTTTGTTAATTACAATTGCAATTACAGCAGTGTTATATTTATTAGCTAAAAGGAATACAAGCTATGCAACTGAAGTAAGCAATATGAATAAAAAAGAATACCCGTTAAGGGAAGTTAGAATAATTGGACTTTTAATAATAGATAGGTTTGGATTAGAAAAATTCAAGAATAGAAGTAGAGCGATATATGAAAAAATGTTTTCAATGTATGGACTAGAGGTACAAGAAAAATTCAGATGGCATGTAGCTTACAAATTAACATTAGCCATTATTGCTATAAATGCGGTTTATTTCTTAATGCTTGCTAGTGGTGAATTTAATGTTATTTTCCTTATTGCAGGACCTGTAGTTGCTGTAGGAGCATATATTTTAACTGATTCCATTGAAGAAGAGAATTTTAAGAAGAGAAGTAAAGCAATTAGATATGATTTCCCTGAATTTTTAACTAAATTAGTTTTATTGGTAAATGCAGGTTTAACCCTAGAAAGAGCTTGGTGGACTATATTAAAAGATATTAAGGGTGAACCTACAATTTTAATAAAGGAATTGACAAAAACATATAATGATATGAGTTCAAATATACCTAAGAGTAAATGCTTAAATGATTTATCCAAAAGATGTAAGATTCCAGAGGTAAGCAAATTTACATCAATTGTGCTTCAAAATATAAGCAGAGGATCAGACAGTATGGTTTTTATGCTGCAGCAATTATCAGATGAATGTTGGGAGGAAAGAAAACAAATGGCTAAACAGAAGGGAGAAGAGGCATCAACAAAGCTTTTATTTCCAATGATGTTGATGCTAGCAGCTGTTTTCTTAGTTGTATTAGTACCTGCAATGATGCAATTATTTGCATTATAA
- a CDS encoding type II secretion system F family protein, whose product MNFMLIMVVMGVIVAATIVAIVLIIVNSRKDYEEIDDGAVGENTVAVKRKTITKIKKDAEQAVNKEGLINYNCYEMTLIEKVKWSLIAMGVVFICSYIFYNSVIWAGIVSLIGIGYYKIKKKNIISKRKQKLLLQFKEALYIISSSLSAGKSVENAFVDAYDDLKTIFDFGKEDYILQELTYINRRIKINQTIEEALDDFATRSGLEDVVTFSSVFGACKSTGGNLKSVTEITSNIIGEKISIKQDIETLISGKKFESNILTIIPFAIVLFIRISSPDFLEPLYTIQGRLISTGALVIILISTLWGRKITNIEV is encoded by the coding sequence ATGAATTTTATGTTAATTATGGTAGTCATGGGTGTGATAGTAGCAGCAACTATAGTGGCAATTGTTTTGATTATAGTAAATAGCAGAAAAGATTATGAGGAAATAGATGATGGAGCAGTAGGTGAGAACACAGTAGCTGTTAAAAGAAAAACTATCACAAAAATTAAGAAGGACGCTGAACAAGCAGTAAATAAAGAGGGACTTATAAATTACAATTGCTATGAAATGACATTAATAGAGAAGGTAAAGTGGTCACTTATAGCAATGGGAGTAGTTTTTATATGTTCATATATTTTTTATAACAGCGTTATTTGGGCAGGTATCGTTTCATTAATAGGTATAGGATACTACAAAATTAAGAAAAAAAATATTATTTCCAAAAGAAAGCAAAAGTTGTTGCTACAGTTCAAAGAGGCTTTGTATATAATATCATCCTCTCTTAGTGCAGGAAAATCAGTAGAAAATGCCTTTGTTGATGCATATGATGATTTGAAAACTATTTTTGACTTTGGAAAGGAAGACTACATACTACAGGAACTCACTTATATAAATAGAAGGATAAAGATAAATCAAACCATTGAAGAAGCTTTAGATGATTTTGCAACAAGAAGTGGTTTGGAGGATGTAGTAACCTTTTCAAGTGTATTTGGTGCTTGCAAATCTACAGGTGGTAATTTAAAGAGTGTAACAGAAATTACATCTAATATTATTGGTGAGAAAATAAGCATTAAGCAAGATATAGAGACCTTGATTTCAGGTAAGAAATTTGAGTCTAATATCTTAACTATAATACCATTTGCTATAGTTTTGTTTATAAGAATATCTTCCCCAGATTTTTTGGAACCACTTTACACTATACAAGGCAGACTTATTTCCACAGGGGCTTTAGTAATTATATTAATATCTACATTATGGGGAAGAAAGATAACCAATATAGAGGTTTGA
- a CDS encoding CpaF family protein, with translation MDSVLEQEIVDEIKELLQSQVYIQKELSDEEIKEVIKTKLNEIIKEKNIRISVGNKKELLDKAFNSVKRLDILQPLIEDKTISEIMINGCNDIFIEKNGVIEKLNRGFDSVEALENIIQKIVSTVNRVVNEGEPIVDARLKDGSRVNVVLPPIALNGPIVTIRKFPDKPFTIEKMIEMGSISQEAASFIRKLVLAKYNIFISGGTGSGKTTFLNALSDYIPKDERIITIEDSAELQIKHIDNIVRLETRNKNTEGKGQISIRDLIKSSLRMRPDRIIVGEVRGAEALDMLQAMNTGHDGSLSTGHANSAIDMLSRLETMVLTGVDFPIAAIRKQISSAVDIIIHLGRLRDRSRKVLDISEVLGIKDGEIILNKIYELVEEEGSTDKKVISRLVRTDNKFHSVAKLKVSGIYEGE, from the coding sequence ATGGATAGTGTTTTAGAACAAGAAATTGTAGATGAAATTAAAGAACTGTTACAAAGCCAGGTTTATATACAGAAGGAATTAAGTGATGAAGAAATAAAGGAAGTAATTAAAACAAAACTAAATGAAATTATAAAAGAAAAGAATATAAGAATCAGTGTTGGCAATAAAAAGGAATTGTTAGACAAAGCATTTAACTCAGTTAAGAGATTAGATATACTTCAGCCACTTATAGAAGATAAGACAATTTCAGAAATAATGATAAATGGTTGTAATGATATTTTTATTGAGAAGAATGGAGTTATTGAAAAGTTAAATAGAGGCTTTGACAGCGTTGAAGCTTTAGAAAATATAATTCAAAAGATTGTTTCTACAGTAAATAGAGTGGTTAACGAAGGTGAACCTATAGTAGATGCTAGATTAAAAGATGGTTCAAGAGTAAATGTTGTTTTACCACCTATAGCTCTTAATGGGCCAATTGTAACTATAAGAAAGTTTCCAGACAAGCCGTTTACTATTGAAAAAATGATAGAAATGGGAAGTATATCTCAAGAGGCAGCAAGCTTTATTAGAAAGCTAGTATTAGCTAAATACAATATATTTATTAGTGGGGGAACAGGTTCAGGAAAAACTACATTTTTAAATGCATTGTCTGATTATATTCCTAAAGATGAAAGAATTATAACCATAGAAGATTCAGCAGAACTTCAAATAAAGCATATTGATAATATTGTTAGACTTGAAACAAGAAATAAAAACACAGAGGGTAAAGGGCAAATTAGCATAAGGGATTTAATAAAAAGTTCTCTTAGAATGAGACCAGATAGAATAATTGTTGGTGAGGTCAGAGGGGCAGAAGCTTTAGATATGTTGCAAGCTATGAATACAGGGCATGATGGGTCTTTATCAACTGGACATGCTAATTCAGCTATAGATATGTTATCAAGACTAGAAACTATGGTGCTTACTGGAGTGGATTTCCCTATTGCAGCTATAAGAAAGCAAATTTCTTCAGCTGTAGATATAATAATCCATTTAGGCAGACTTAGAGATAGATCTAGAAAAGTATTAGATATAAGTGAAGTCCTTGGAATAAAAGATGGGGAGATTATTCTAAACAAGATATATGAGTTAGTTGAAGAGGAAGGGTCCACAGATAAGAAAGTAATCTCAAGGTTGGTAAGAACAGATAATAAGTTTCATAGTGTTGCTAAGTTGAAAGTTTCTGGAATTTATGAGGGGGAATAG
- a CDS encoding AAA family ATPase, whose amino-acid sequence MGKLGLIIVDYDKKYLDYLNKYLLNTYRGKIDITCFSNKELFLKEVNTIKNKDVLLINKEMYDERLEGIGISCVLTIVEGDFNLAEDRGQRIHKYKDVDRMYDIILKSYFDINPEKVTAVYSNNNTSTKIITVYSPIGGTGKSTLATALSASLSAKGRDVLYLNLEDVQSTNMYFQSDKKTTLSDFIFEVKDQSTKFTQNLINMVNRDKNTNVYYLENTENILDIEDMNENDIKWMLEKLLESGQYEYIIFDTSSKYNSIYEIILNSSNLVIAPVANSMTSVSKLNLFMSCISDAKKYYFVCNMYDRTERVIENSVVPINLMIDEDKTLRTCSGYEAICSTVIKRAVATMVQELGL is encoded by the coding sequence ATGGGAAAGTTAGGTTTAATTATAGTTGATTATGATAAAAAGTATTTAGACTATTTAAATAAATACCTCTTAAATACTTATAGGGGAAAGATAGATATTACATGCTTTTCGAATAAAGAATTATTTCTAAAAGAAGTAAATACGATTAAGAATAAGGATGTTCTATTGATAAATAAGGAAATGTACGATGAGAGATTAGAAGGAATAGGAATTTCTTGTGTTCTTACTATAGTAGAAGGTGATTTTAATCTAGCAGAGGATAGAGGCCAAAGGATTCATAAGTATAAAGATGTGGATAGGATGTATGATATCATCTTAAAATCTTATTTTGATATAAATCCAGAGAAGGTAACAGCGGTATATTCAAATAACAATACTTCTACAAAGATTATTACTGTTTATTCGCCAATAGGGGGAACAGGCAAGAGTACATTAGCAACAGCTTTAAGTGCTTCACTAAGTGCTAAGGGAAGAGATGTTCTATATTTGAATTTAGAGGATGTACAAAGTACTAACATGTATTTTCAAAGTGATAAAAAAACTACATTATCAGATTTTATTTTTGAGGTTAAGGATCAATCCACTAAGTTTACTCAAAATCTGATTAATATGGTGAATAGAGATAAAAATACTAACGTTTATTATCTAGAGAATACAGAGAATATTTTAGATATTGAGGATATGAATGAGAATGATATTAAGTGGATGCTTGAGAAACTTTTAGAGTCAGGGCAGTATGAATATATAATTTTTGATACTAGCAGCAAATATAATTCAATTTACGAAATTATTTTAAATTCTTCAAACTTGGTTATAGCACCTGTGGCTAATAGTATGACGTCTGTAAGTAAATTAAACTTATTCATGAGTTGTATAAGTGATGCTAAAAAGTATTATTTTGTTTGCAATATGTATGATAGAACGGAAAGAGTTATTGAAAATTCTGTAGTACCTATAAACCTTATGATTGACGAAGATAAAACGCTAAGAACATGTTCAGGATATGAAGCGATTTGCTCAACTGTTATTAAGAGAGCAGTTGCAACTATGGTACAAGAATTAGGCTTGTAG
- a CDS encoding FHA domain-containing protein — MSIACSLISKKKIEDAENKILQISFQDKELIDFQIEMINNHKERGLIEVQKYIFNKDINLKYYVTGLESLEDYIKNTEIDKESIAKIFSNIADIILHCKELLLEGDNFILEKDCVYIDLNIMEIKLINVPLMERYSENINESYMNLIWDVVRTILLEAKIKNGDADYFVNLKNNIRDNRCSISEFVEKLSVNRNNKAIRRNESKSTISENSPLQEKKNISRTVESRPSIVSKQTPKIDVSKNKSIEPANQPQAKAKEMQQVIYETVEKEKFSTIRLILAVMVQPIIIGIILSLFIVDGMEVTQIAGGAMLLAALDVLVLRVILDKTKKKKVQVKVKKSVTAEYKQQVKLNEPKGKVAENKPYEPYNTSQVKDESTTLLDSDTSFLKAEPYLELKGEGIKKYIEASPFIIGRQAEFDQWIKSNSIGRRHAQIVIVGDDYYLEDLNSKNGTILNQHKLGTGERVKLKDGDIITLSDLILIFKME; from the coding sequence GTGTCTATAGCATGTAGTTTAATTTCAAAGAAAAAAATAGAGGATGCAGAGAATAAAATTTTACAAATATCATTTCAAGATAAAGAGCTCATAGATTTTCAAATTGAGATGATAAATAATCACAAGGAAAGAGGGTTAATAGAGGTACAAAAGTATATTTTTAATAAAGATATAAACTTAAAGTATTATGTAACAGGCCTTGAAAGTTTAGAGGATTATATTAAGAATACCGAAATAGATAAAGAAAGTATAGCTAAGATATTTAGTAATATTGCCGATATAATTTTGCATTGTAAAGAGCTGTTGTTGGAAGGTGATAACTTTATCTTAGAAAAAGATTGTGTTTATATTGATCTTAATATAATGGAAATAAAGTTAATAAATGTGCCTCTAATGGAGAGGTATAGTGAAAATATTAATGAAAGTTATATGAACTTAATTTGGGATGTAGTTAGGACTATATTACTAGAAGCCAAAATTAAAAATGGAGATGCAGATTATTTTGTAAATCTAAAAAACAATATTAGAGATAATAGATGCAGCATTAGTGAATTTGTTGAGAAGTTATCAGTTAATAGAAATAATAAAGCTATAAGGCGAAATGAAAGTAAATCAACAATATCTGAGAATAGTCCATTACAGGAGAAGAAAAATATAAGCAGAACAGTAGAATCTAGACCTAGTATCGTATCTAAACAAACGCCAAAGATAGATGTAAGCAAAAACAAATCAATAGAGCCTGCAAATCAGCCACAGGCAAAAGCTAAAGAAATGCAGCAGGTAATTTATGAAACTGTAGAAAAAGAAAAATTCTCTACAATAAGATTGATATTAGCAGTAATGGTACAACCAATAATTATTGGAATTATATTAAGTCTATTCATCGTTGATGGAATGGAAGTTACTCAAATAGCTGGAGGAGCAATGCTTCTAGCGGCATTAGACGTATTGGTTTTAAGAGTTATATTAGATAAAACTAAGAAAAAGAAGGTACAAGTTAAAGTTAAAAAAAGTGTGACTGCAGAATACAAACAACAGGTTAAGTTAAATGAGCCTAAGGGTAAGGTTGCAGAGAATAAACCTTATGAACCTTATAATACGTCACAGGTCAAGGATGAAAGTACAACTCTTCTAGATTCTGATACTTCATTCCTAAAAGCTGAACCATATTTAGAATTAAAGGGTGAAGGTATAAAAAAATATATAGAAGCTAGTCCGTTCATAATTGGAAGACAGGCAGAATTTGATCAATGGATAAAGAGCAACAGTATAGGAAGAAGGCATGCTCAAATAGTTATTGTAGGTGATGATTATTATTTAGAAGATCTTAATTCAAAAAATGGAACCATCCTTAATCAACATAAATTAGGAACTGGAGAACGCGTTAAGCTTAAGGATGGAGATATAATCACATTGTCAGATTTAATACTGATTTTTAAGATGGAGTAG
- a CDS encoding PP2C family protein-serine/threonine phosphatase, with translation MEFLTVYHTDIGNQKSVNQDALLIKTANSSRGNVGFFVMCDGMGGLSKGEMSSATAIMTMSRWFEKILPTIILSNEWEEEIKTSIIDTIKKLNLKIKRYGEDNDLKLGTTLTILLIIENKYLVFHVGDSRAYKIEDNLYQITKDQSLVQREVDLGNITKEQAKTYPKRNILLQCIGVVSDVKIVVYEGKAEKNQIYMLCTDGFYHELDEKEIVDKLSSRDLVDEDNMYKACVDMVELVKDRGERDNISVLLVKII, from the coding sequence ATGGAATTTTTAACGGTATATCATACAGATATAGGAAATCAGAAGTCTGTAAATCAAGATGCTCTTTTAATAAAGACTGCTAATAGTTCAAGAGGAAATGTGGGCTTTTTTGTTATGTGTGATGGAATGGGAGGATTGTCAAAGGGAGAAATGTCTAGTGCAACAGCTATTATGACAATGTCCAGATGGTTTGAGAAAATCCTGCCAACTATTATCTTAAGTAATGAATGGGAAGAAGAAATTAAAACTAGCATTATTGACACAATAAAAAAATTAAATTTAAAGATAAAAAGGTATGGTGAAGATAATGATTTAAAACTTGGTACTACCCTTACAATTCTTTTAATTATTGAAAATAAGTATTTGGTGTTTCATGTTGGTGATAGTAGAGCGTATAAGATTGAAGATAATTTGTATCAGATTACAAAGGATCAAAGCTTGGTTCAAAGAGAAGTTGATTTAGGCAATATAACAAAGGAACAAGCAAAGACTTATCCTAAAAGAAATATATTACTGCAATGCATTGGCGTGGTGTCAGATGTGAAAATAGTTGTGTATGAAGGTAAGGCAGAGAAAAATCAGATATATATGCTTTGTACAGATGGATTTTATCATGAATTAGATGAGAAAGAGATAGTAGATAAACTATCTTCAAGGGATTTAGTGGATGAAGATAATATGTATAAAGCTTGTGTTGATATGGTTGAGCTAGTTAAAGATAGAGGAGAAAGGGATAACATATCAGTTTTGTTAGTAAAAATTATTTGA